In Stomoxys calcitrans chromosome 2, idStoCalc2.1, whole genome shotgun sequence, the following proteins share a genomic window:
- the LOC106080563 gene encoding uncharacterized protein LOC106080563 codes for MNKCAFIILLLWAFSMCQVYAEILDLGKRPSWYPDDSPEIEAECMEDFTISEESLKQIRNLQIANTPAVRAYLLCFLKETNVYRPDKGPEIKRIAWSLKQNYHLNKCDADMIRDCIEEQGDQDLKDYAFFNIIKCVYEKANARCLEKVQNNETVA; via the coding sequence ATGAACAAGTGCGCATTCATAATTTTACTTCTATGGGCATTCTCAATGTGCCAAGTTTATGCAGAGATTCTGGATCTTGGAAAACGACCATCATGGTATCCCGATGATAGCCCCGAAATCGAAGCGGAATGCATGGAGGATTTTACAATAAGTGAAGAGAGCTTGAAACAAATTAGAAATCTTCAAATAGCAAATACTCCTGCAGTTCGCGCTTATCTGTTGTGTTTCCTCAAGGAAACCAATGTCTATCGGCCGGATAAGGGTCCCGAAATTAAACGCATAGCCTGGTCCCTAAAGCAAAATTATCATCTGAATAAGTGCGATGCGGATATGATACGCGATTGCATTGAAGAGCAAGGTGACCAAGACCTCAAAGACTATGCCTTCTTCAACATTATCAAATGTGTATATGAGAAAGCAAATGCCAGGTGTTTGGAAAAAGTTCAAAATAATGAGACTGTTGCATAA
- the LOC106080606 gene encoding uncharacterized protein LOC106080606: MRNMKQLLVICAIILSASAAFERPDWYPENGSQIEADCMSKIAVGDDILNKLRKLQIDDNEKTRDLILCCLRNTNVYRPGQGPEADRIAVAFQQSLKLNCEEDLINGCISKYKDEKPENYQFFRIIKCIYDEAPARCKP; this comes from the exons ATGCGTAACATGAAGCAACTCCTAGTTATTTGCGCAATTATCCTTTCGGCATCAGCG GCCTTTGAACGACCCGATTGGTATCCTGAGAATGGCTCACAGATTGAAGCTGATTGTATGTCAAAAATTGCCGTTGGTGAtgatattttgaataaattacgAAAACTCCAAATCGATGATAATGAAAAAACTCGCGACCTTATACTTTGCTGTCTAAGAAATACCAATGTCTATAGACCCGGTCAAGGTCCTGAGGCAGACCGCATTGCTGTTGCATTTCAACAGAGTCTTAAACTAAATTGCGAAGAGGATTTGATTAATGGCTGTATTTCAAAATACAAAGATGAAAAACCcgaaaattatcaatttttcagAATCATCAAATGTATCTATGATGAAGCTCCTGCCAGATGTAAACCTTAA
- the LOC106080607 gene encoding uncharacterized protein LOC106080607 encodes MKRLTIIFAFIVSASAVFERPDWYPENGVEIEAQCSAKLADDDIILNKLRKLEIEDNEKTRDLILCCLKNTNVYREDHGPEADRIAVAFEQSLKLHCEPELIQECSQKFKEENPESYEFFRIIKCIYDEAPQKCKP; translated from the exons ATGAAACGCTTGACAATAATATTTGCCTTTATTGTCTCTGCATCTGCG GTCTTTGAACGACCCGATTGGTATCCTGAAAATGGTGTTGAAATCGAAGCCCAATGCAGTGCAAAACTTGCTGATGATGATATAATTTTGAATAAGCTACGAAAATTGGAAATCGAGGATAATGAAAAAACTCGAGATCTTATATTGTGCTGTTTGAAGAACACCAATGTTTATAGGGAAGATCATGGCCCTGAAGCAGACCGTATTGCTGTTGCATTCGAGCAAAGTCTAAAACTTCATTGTGAACCCGAATTAATTCAGGAATGTTCACAGAAGTTTAAAGAGGAAAACCCTGAGAGTTACGAATTTTTCAGAATTATCAAATGCATCTACGATGAAGCTCCACAGAAATGTAAGCCATGA